The window tttttagttcacgtgattacgtaggaggcgtaatgacgcgatacgtgactccgcctcctccattacagtgtatggacaaaaatatgttccagttatgaccattacgctttgaatttcgaaatgaaacctgcctaacttttgtaagtaagctgtaaggaatgagcctgccaaatttcagccttccacctacacgggaagttggagaattagtgatgagtgagtcagtcagtcagtcagtcagtcagtgagggctttgccttttattattatagataagtgttggttgttctaaaaccgttcacatgtgagttgcccgtgcactgtgtcatccccgggattcccaggaatgacatgcgggattcccgaattcccgggaatggattccctagttatgctacgtaaatcatcattaaagaaagctaagttatttctcctatgtgatttcttactgccgtatcactaaggaaggggtatcgccttttaatatcatatctatatagatttgggttatgtaacacgccgcaattacaaaagaactcattccaacaagggagctaacgcTGGATACACTGTTCTAAACTCTTGCTCTTCTGATCGCTTATCACCACCAGGCACATTGGGCTGAGACGACATAGACACACTGGAGATTTTGTCGATTTTCAAAAGGAGTTGtggaaaatcaaataaaagtgGTAAACATCATGATATTCGTATTGATTTTTTCTTAAATGTAGAATCAGATCGAACATTTGACATATTGGCCCACCTTAATTCTACCCTagtctgaattaattttttttcccaaagtATTCTTGTTTCTTCACACATTTGCTTTGAAAAGTACACATTAGCTACTGGGCACCTGTAAGCATGTAAGTTTGAGTGGGACTGTCCCTCAGCACCCTGTCTAAAATGTGTTTATACCTTCCATCTCTGTCCACATCTCTTTACTGGTAAAAAATGGCtgagaaaatggaaggatagtgGCAGTTGTGCAACTGTGACGTGTAGACCAAATGCTACCTAGACTCAAAATGCTGTCAAGTCATCACAGCTGTACTTTAATAACAATTCTAGTGACATCTTTTGAATGTTTTGAATGTTGTGACAAACGTGAACAAAACTTTGTCAcagttttgtttgctgtttgtaaCTTACCCTCTGAGATGTACTCCCAAATGATCTCCACATACAGATCTCTGTCACTGCGGGTGTGCTCATGAACAAACCCAAGAGCATGGTTCAGCTCATGCTGGATCACTCCATTATACACGCAGCCATTCACATCCAGAGAAACGGTCTGCGCACCTCCTATTTTCCCAATGTATGCGTAACACCTGCAAGAAAGAAAATCATAAGAAGATGCCATAGAATCAGACATGCTTTTGAATGCCACCTTTAATCTGCATGCCCCATGAAACAGCACCTTGAAGGTAAGAGTTATGACTCGGGAATCCTAACACTACATTTGTAGacttttttaattcaattcaaggttGCCGacacctggagcctatcccaacagccCTGGAGAGGACATCAGCCCATTACATTCTAATCACACAGGGCCAAGTTGGAATAGCCAGTAAAACCTAACCAGTACATCTTTGAAGATGTcagaggaaaaccagagcacccagagaaaaatccacacaggcaTTGATAGAACAGGAACTCTCCTTACAGGCAACACCTGCACATGACATTCAAATACAGAAAGCCAGATTAGTGTGGTGACAGTGCTGCCCACTATGCCACAATGTCGCCCATCTGAGAATCAGCCATTATATGtaacttaaaatgaaaagcaaacagcTACCTTTTGAAAGCCCCTTCCCTCCAACAGAagacataatcataaataattaCCCCACATCAGATTCAATGGAGACATAGTCCACTTCATTAGTTTGAGGGATAAACTGAACACAAGTTTCGGAGGCAAACGTTTTCATGGCATCAAGAATTGTAGACCTCTGTACATCATCTATCAAAATAAAATAGACATTgaagattttgcttttttgactttatttagTTTTGGATGACACTTGTTAATTTTCTGGTCACAGTGATAAAGAATgtgaacaaataaataagcacCCTGCTTAATCATGTCTGGCATATTGCATTACATGCTTTTGTGCTACAGTGTTATGcacacaaccatccatccattttctgggcCAGCTTGTTTTTTCCAGAGTAGGAACCAACCCTCAATGGAATGTCTaacagggcacattcacatacaTAATAATATTTTCACACACTTGGCCAATTTAAAGTCCTGAATCAAACTAACCTGCAGGATTATGGGATGGGAATATAAACTGGAGTACCTAGAGAAAGTCTACAAACACTACACAGTCAGTGACCAGATAAAAAATCATTGGAATTGGGTGGCAGCATCTCTACACACTGTGGTATTCTTTCAAATTGTTATGCACCTGATTTCAGTCTGTTCATAGATTGGAATACACCTGGGATGTGACAGCACTGAGTGAAACCTCACACCAGGATGGGCATTTCCACTTATTATAAGTATGTGCATGCATATAACCTCAAATAATCTGGTAACTTATCTGTGGGGAGTTCTTGCTATGGGAATAGGCTTCAGCTACCAGTGAGCCAGCTCTAAAAAGTGTGAGCtaagaaaatggacagattgGTGGATAAATTAAATAGTTATGTTTCCCAATAAACAAGAAGATCAGGTACATACTGAAGGCTGATGAAATTGTGTAAGGTACGTAGACAGTCCCATCAGACGACTTAGACCAAAAGCAGTCAGTGCTAGAGTCGAAACACTTCATTGCATTTCTGTTGATTACCCTCCTGATGTCCAGCTCTCTTAGCATCACAAGGTTGCCTAAGGAGAAAGAACAGTTACAAGCCATGTAGACCGAAAGGCAGAAGGTCAAGAGTTTTAAAGGACTTtcataaactaaaatgaaacaatgaTCTTACTGACCAAATATTAAGGACAGCGTTTCTCAATGTGGTGTAGGAATAACCCAAAAAATACGCAAGAAAGGCATGGAAAACGTGACGTGTACAGTAAGCATGATGTGTGTCTTCTAGCAGAATAATTTCACATGTTTGGAATGTTTCAGTTCACAGTATTTACTGGTATTACTGTATTTATCACTTTGCATTGTAATTGTTAAAAGCTGGTGGAAGTagttacatttcttatttttattttgagcctCAACACCTTGTTTATAgcagtgtggcctagtggttaGAAGGTAGACTATAAACTATAGGATGCATCTTCAATCACCACCACTTATTCTTTTGTTTGATGCAGAGAAAATCACTTAGCCTGCACTTGTAAaagatatacatatattgtgagatttgcccggacaccaccaatCGGAAACCTCATCTTTATAAAagtcacacgtttattaaacataaataaacacagtcccaaacacacacaGTGTACTCAGCACTAATCACTCCTGTTTCAGGCTTCTTCAATGTCcgtggccgcctttcctctccttatgggagcttcgtcctgctcccactcccaactctagctccctgactgtaggaagggggccccttttattcctgcccggatgtgctccaggtggctgatgatgtccatccggcagcacttcttggtgtggcggaagtgctgccgttTGCAAAGCACTCCGgacgtccctggaaggctcttccgCCAActtgcagagtgtggcggaagtaaacgTCTCCCGGGTTCTAGGAGGCtaggtggccacgggtcccattGAGTTGGAAAGTCTctcctcctctcccgtggtcctctcctgctccagggcggttgcctccTCATGACCCGGAAGATATAACAGTCACCTTCTAGGCATCCTGGCCATGTCGGAACCCCAGtgatctgccactatatatatatatatacagtgcatccggaaagtattcacagcgcatcactttttccacattttgttatgttacagccttattccaaaatggattaaattcattttttcctcagaattctacacacaacaccccataatgacaacgtgaaaaaagtttacttgaggtttttgcaaatttattaaaaataaaaaatttgagaaagcacatgtacataagtattcacagcctttgccatgaagctcaaaattgggctcaggtgcatcctgtttcccctgatcatccttgagatgtttcttcagcttaactggagtccacctgtggtaaattcagttgattggacatgatttggaaaggcacacacccgtctatataaggtcccacagttgacagttcatgtcagagcacaaaacaagcatgaagtcaaaggagttgtctgtagacctccgagacaggattgtctcgaggcacaaatctggggaaggttacagaaaaatttctgctgctttgaaggtcccaatgagcacagtggcctccatcatccgtaagtggaagaagttcgaaaccaccaggacacttcctagagctggccggccatctaaactgagcgatcgggggagaagggccttagtcagggaggtgaccaagaacccgatggtctctctgacagagctccagaggtcctctgtggagagaggagaaccttccagaaggacaaccatctctgcagcaatccactaatcaggcctgtatggtagagtggccagacggaagccactccttagtaaaaggcacatggcagcccgcctggagtttgccaaaaggcacctgaaggactctcagaccatgagaaagaaaattctctggtctgatgagacaaagattgaactctttggtgtgaatgccaggtgtaacgtttggaggaaaccaggcaccgctcatcaccaggccaataccatccctacagtgaagcatggtggtggcagcatcatgctgtggggatgtttttcagcggcagggactgggagactagtcaggataaagggaaagatgactgcagcaatgtacagagactcctggatgaaaacttgctccagagcgctcttgacctcagactggggcaacggttcatctttcagcaggacaacggccctaagcacacagccaagatatcaaaggagtggcttcaggacaactctgtgaatgtccttgagtggcccagccagagcccagacttgaatccgattgaacatctctggagagatcttaaaatggctgtgcaccgacgcttcccatccaacctgatggagcttgagaggtgctgcaaagaggaatggatgaaactggccaaggataggtgtgccaagcttgtggcatcatattcaacaagacgtgaggctgtaattgctgccaaaggtgcatcgacaaagtattgagcaaaggctgtgaatacttatgtacatgtgatttctcagtttttttatttttaataaaattacaaaaacctcaagtaaactgttttcacattgtcattatggggtgttgtgtgtagaattctgaggaaaaaaatgaatttaatccactttggaataaggctgtaacataacaaaatgtggaaaaagtgatgcgctgtgaatactttccggatgcactgtatatatatatatatatatatatttatatatatatatatacagtatatatatttatatatatatatatatactgtatatatatatgtccattTTACCAAAGCTCTGCATTTATAAAGCAACCAGCATGGCATTTTTTGTAGAAAGGCActttaattatatatttgtttctaatgcgtatttttttaatacagtagtaTGGGAAAGtgtttaatgtagaaaaacataaaataagttttttttatttgtaaaataaaaatgtcataaacAATTAagctatatattttaaaaatagcctcCTGATGGTGCTAGAAGAGTGCTGCTATAAAGAATATTTGTTAAAGCATATGGACAGTAACAAGTTAAGTATACCTCAAGGTGTTTACAGAACATCTTGGGATGGCATAGAAGGATGATACATAAAGTAAATGAAGTGTGTTTCAAGAACCTCTGAGTTGGAATGCCAAGGTATCATTTCATGGCTAAAAAGAGTTGTGTCAGTTCTCTTTCATTTCCTGTCCTTGTCTGCCTGCAGCCTAACTCTGTTGTAGGTTGTTATCTTTAAGTCTTTGTAACCATCACTTTCTCTCTGCTTTctctcttgtttgtttgtttatctgaCAATTTGTACATAACATTAGATTTTTCCCTCTCAATAGGTGCATCTTTCTGATTTGtgtcttcttttctctgttttatgtAGCTAGAAATGTCTCTTCTGTTATGATGTATTAAACCATTCatttatgtagagaaaagccaagcaaaatgacaccttttattggctaactaaaaagattacagtatgcaagctttcgaggcaactcaggccccttcttcaggcaagatgtaaattttatggattacatcttgcctgaagaaggggcctgagttggcttgaaagcttgcatattgtaatctttttagctagccaataaaaggtgtcattttgcttggcttttctctacattcataatggctaacacggtacaacaccctagtactactacaTTCATTTATATAACCTTAATTATGCAGTTGTTATTTATTCAACAAACTTATATTAAGTGTACTTCTTACCTTTATTAACTGCAGCAATTCGGGTGTAGATATCCACATTTTCAGAATTCTCTACATGTAAGGTACAGAAGCATAGAGTCAGTCTTATTTTAAGCCAGACATCAAACAATTCATCTCTTTTTATCAAGTGAGGTTAGTAAAACAAAGGGCTTTCCACACAGTGCACATGAACATCACATTTACTAGATTTAAACTTCACATACACAGGGCAGGACTGGTGCTAGGGCTAACCTGGTCTGCAGTCCAGGACTCACTGACCTACAGGGACATGAAATTAATCAAgaattataagaaaaaataattgttctttattttttaaatacgtATTCCTGCTGCTAAATAGAGCCAATTGAGCTCTCTTTAACCCCTTTTCCATTTTCACGGAGACAATATGTCCACATGAAAGTCGTCATTAATGAGtttttacagtatatctatctccTCTGACCTGCAGATTAGTTTTTATGGAAAGCAGTTGTTCAGTGAGTGTTTGCAGCAGCAGGTGAGCTGAGTATGAGCTATTGAAATGAGTGATGTGTATTTTTATAACAGTAACAGTTCTTCAGAAATGACCAGTGACAGCAGCATAGATTCTAGTTCTGTGATAGTGAAGTATATGAAGGAGACAATTTTGCACAAACAGTAATTTAGGACATCACTTTGAAATGTGCATATTGTAACAACAACTTTTAAAGATGCCATTCAATGAATTTCAACAGCACAAAGCAGGTGTGTCAGAGACAGAGGATCCATTACAGAATTTCAAATTGTTTATAAGTGATGGCATGTTAAAATGTGTTGGTGGATAAAGCCCTCATTTGAAACATCATATGGACAGCAGATGATGAGTGAAAAATATTACAGCTTAGTTCTCAGATGTGTGCATTTAGTTGAAAAAATACTTACTATCATTTTGTACTGTtgtgagaaatcctttttgaaaaaatTGTTGATAAAAACTTACTTGTGTCTTTGAGACGCTGATAGTAATATTTTCTATACTTTAAATACTTGAACAAAATGTTGTTTTTGACAAGTCATTAATGGTTGGCAAAAATCATTTGGCAGTGAAGCAATACGTACCTCGTACAATTACTGAGTTGGCTACATCTCTACTGAACAACAGTGTAAAGTTTATTGGTAATCTGACAAAAGTGCGAATAGTGTACAAACTGGTGAAAAAATAACCTGTTCATGTACTTTTActtttcaataatgtttttttccttttttcctaattttttgttcattttttcctaTTTTCCCTCCCTCTTCCCTCTCTTAAAGCAGATAGTTGAATGATCAAACTCttcatttttttagtatttgaCTTGACTTACTGGTGCTCTGGTGTTTGTTAAGTAAATACTATGCTTTAATTGCTTCTCTGTTACTCTGTCTCTGTTGCTCGTAattttagatgatgatgatgaagataataatagtaataataataatacatttatttatatagtgcctttcccatgctaaaGGTAATTCAGTTCCAGTTGTTTTTGCCACTGTTCTTAACACCTACTGCATACTCTCACTCTATTCTCATGCAATATCAGTTCAAGTTTAGACAACTTCTAAACTTTGAAATTACATACTATTTTTTCTGTAGTTCCCTCTAAATTGAAAAGATGACTACAGACTTAAAGATGTGTTTTGAAAGTGTTCACATATTGTAGATGATTGACACATTTTACCAAGATGGTAGAATGTAGCTGTCATAGAAAAGGGATAAGGCAAATTTGCACATAGAATACTTCAAGTGCACATATTTGCAATAATTCCTATTGCACAATTTAAAGTCAAGAACGGTAcagagaattaataataataatatgtgtttttgccttctttttcattttgtacttgtttttgaTCTTGTATTTACTCTCTTGTGTCACTGATTTCATGGCCCTAACTATTCTCCCTTTTTCAAAATCCATTCCTATGTGGCCTGTCACAGCCTTGTTGTAACAGGAATCATATCTTTTGTGCCTTTCCTAACATAAATGTCCTTCTGACCTAAGCAGAAAGCTTACGTTGCATAGCTGCTTTCTCCCAGTTTAGCTATTATAAGATTCCCCATTGTTCCGACAGTATTTATATTTTGgattcatcacaaaaaaaaattcaaacatgcAGTAGAAAGAATTTAGAATTTGAGAATGCTGATTCATACATACCTACAATAGCTGGATCTGCCTATAgtgaaaaaagaaatgagaacaCAAAATTCAGTTTCAAGCTGCACATTTTCAAAGCAATTTAAAAGAAACCACATCTGTATTAGTCTCCTTACCTGCAGTGGCTTAACCAACAGTGAGCTGCTGAGCAGCATCACAAGCAGAACTGTCTGGCCCATTGTCTAGCTGGCTTACTGGATGCTTCAGACCCCTTTAAATGATCCCTTATATACTTGAGAGGTGTGTCTAATCATTTAAGACTGCAGGGGGTCATACCCTGATGATAGACAGCTAATCTGCAAATGCAGTATGGTGTTGCACAACCAGTTTCTCTGGTCTGTGATAGATATC of the Erpetoichthys calabaricus chromosome 2, fErpCal1.3, whole genome shotgun sequence genome contains:
- the LOC127526612 gene encoding hatching enzyme 1.2-like; translated protein: MGQTVLLVMLLSSSLLVKPLQADPAIVENSENVDIYTRIAAVNKGNLVMLRELDIRRVINRNAMKCFDSSTDCFWSKSSDGTVYVPYTISSAFNDVQRSTILDAMKTFASETCVQFIPQTNEVDYVSIESDVGCYAYIGKIGGAQTVSLDVNGCVYNGVIQHELNHALGFVHEHTRSDRDLYVEIIWEYISEDEVQNFEKQDTNNLGTPYDYSSVMHYSNYAFTNVSGMATIVPIPDPTVPIGQRQGLSPIDIERINLLYTCNIISGPTQILLTGASGTFTSPNYPSPYPNNANYVYLIQIPSGQIRLQFNSFNIQSTPKCSGDYIKVYDGYTKSSPVLLDKTCGAGPIPTVTSSGSSLLVEFVTDAAGTAPGFTASYTTSKS